The nucleotide window ATGTCGAATGTCCTCCTTTTGATATGTCTTGTTGCAGTTGGCAGACCGCAGCTTTATTATATCAAAAGGAGTTTTTTTACTATACTCATCGCTAAAGCTTTTTCTGAACTCCCGGCATAGCCGGGAGTTTTCGTATTACAAATACAAAAAAGTTCTGTAACCCTCATGGTACAGAACTTTCTTTCGATCTTATGTCCCTGCTCAAATCCAGTGTTATAATACTGCAAGGCATCAATTTCCGTTTAAATGTTCTTCTTCGAATTTGAGCATCCGCTCCTCATAGCCGTCAAGTTTCCAATCCAGTTTTGCCAGAATCTCGTTCATCTCGTTGATACGTGCCACAATCTGTTCACGCTGCTCAAGGAGAAGCTTTTTGCGCGCCGGAATAGTTTCCGCTCCCTGATGAAACAACTTGACATATTCGATCAGCGTTTCTACTGAAACCCCAGCATCACGCATACATTTGATGTATTCTACCAAGCGGCAGTCCTCCTCAGAATAATCCCTGACCCCGCCGGGCGTCCGGCGCACACTGGGAAGCAATCCGATTCTCTCGTAATAACGCAAGGTGTCGGCCGTCAACGCGTATTGCCTTGCCACCTCTGTTATTGTCATAGTATTTCACCCCGAATTCAACGTTTTTGGCAGTTAAGCCATAGTCCGTTATTTTTAAGTTTTTTAACTTCCTTTAACCAAAAAGAAGCAGCTATCGTATTTTCGGTTTGATATTTACCTGTTTGAAAAAGCGAAATTGCCTTTTCCGGGCACTCGGCTTCTGGCATTACTACAATACTTATCCCATCAATCGGCGTCTTCTGCAGAAAGGAGCCATTCACAATGCCACTGCCCTCAAGCCGGTGACCTTTCCGTCCAGCGATGTCACCATGTGGCATATGATATACGTTCTGTCCATCGTCGCCTCCAATTATTTTAACTTTCCATAAGCTTCGTCATTGACTGGTTCAAGCCATTCGTTAGACGCTCCCTCGGCAGGTATCTCCACTGCAAGATGAGCAAACCAGCTGTCTTTGGCCGCCCCATGCCAGTGCTTAACCTCGGCCGGAATGTTGACCACGTCACCGGGATGCAATTCCCGCGGCTCTTCCCCCCACGCCTGATACCAGCCGCGCCCCTCGGTGCAAAGCAATATTTGCCCGCCTTTATGGTGGATATGCCAGTTGTTGCGGCAGCCGGGCTCAAAGGTCACGTTGGCAATTGGGCCGCCCTTGTCGGTGAGAGGCTGTAAATAGGCCTGACCGATAAAATATTTAGAAAACATTTCGGGCAGCGGGGCGCCCGTCTTAAAAAGCTCGTTTCTTTCGTTGTTCATTAAGTTCTCCTTTATTTGCAAGCGTCATTGACACACCTTAATGCATTCAAACTGCGGCGAAAAATCGATAAACGGCAGTCATTGAGAAAATGATGTGATGAAATGCTTTATAAAATTTCCCAGTTTTCCGAACACTTAATCTATACTTATTATTTCATATTCCCTAAATCCGAGTCCCAGTGCCGCGGCAGTCTCCACAGTATGGATGCCGTTGCGTGATTCCATGCGTTCGATAAGCGCGGCTTTGCCGGGATCAGGCGAAGCGTATACAGCGTCAACACAAGCCTGATCCAGTGCAACAGGATCGGTTGAGGCAAAAATGCCGATATCCGCCATTTCCGGATCATGAGGATTGGAATCGCAGTCGCAGTCAACAGAAAGTTTATTAGCGATATTGATGTAAACGATGTTTTCACGACCCATAAAGTCCATCACTGATTTGTCGGCGTCGGCCATTGATTCAAGAAATGAGTCATGGTCGGCCGTCCAAAGTGCGGATGGGTCACCTGCTCCGTGGATATGTGCCTTGCCATGAGAGGATGCGAAGCCGATAGACATATTTTTCAGCGCACCGCCAAAGCCGCCCATCATATGCCCCTTGAAGTGGGACAGCATCAGCATAGAGTCGTAATTTTTCAGGTGCTCGCCGACAAAGTTTTCTTTCAGGTGTGTGCCATCTTTTACGGAAATCGAAATTTCTCCGAATTCGTCCATAATGTCACAAGGTGCAATGTCTAGGAAACCATGGTCACGGATAGCCTTCCAGTGATCTTTTGTGGAATATCGCTTTCCTTCGTAGGCCGTATTGCATTCGGTAATAGTGCCGTCGAGCTTAGCCACAAGGGCTTTAATCAGCCCCGGCTGGAGAAAATTATGTCCGCCCGGCTCACCAGTTGATATTTTTACAGCAACTTTCCCCGAGATGTTTACTCCAAGCGCGTCGTAGATATTGAGCAATCCCTGAGAAGAAATTTCATGTGTGAAATATACTTTTGACTTCATTTTAACCTACTTCTTTCAATATTTACATAAGCGTAGTCTTTCCGTATAAAATTATTCTAATACTTAGAGCTAGCTCCAAGTCAAGAGGTAATTTTATATTTTACAGGATAAGATTGCGCGAAACAACAAAAATCCCGCAAGTCACGGTTCATACTACCGTAATGCCTGCGGGTTTTGCTATGCAAAGTATCTCTTAGTTATTATGATTTACTTTGTTTGCATAATACTATTAACTTGCAATTGTAAATTGTATAGTATACGTTTTCGTGGTTCTTCTATCTTCATCGATCACAATCTGCTTCGTTGTTACCGACAGTTTAATAAATTGAATTTTACTTATTTTCTATTTTAATTCCATGCTCCATCAATTTTATGTAAGTATTTTAGCTTATCGACATCCTTATCGGTTACATTATGATATATATTCACCATTTTTAAAGAATGCTTTAATCTAAATAAAAAGCATCTTACAAATCTAAATATCCAAAACACTGGCAATAAGAACGGAAATGACTTAAGGATATGGCATTGCGTTCGCATTGCACTTAAAGGAGGAAAAAATAAATAAAATTCATACAACAGTTTTGCTTTAAAGATTGAGTTTTTCTTGTAAGTATAATTGCATAAACTGGAGAGCAATGCAACGTTATAGACACCATATTGCCCACTTGAGAAAATATACTCCGACATTTTATCATAAATTTCATTACAGAGCTCATCTCCGAACCATACATTACAAAGCCCCAAAATATTATTTTCGAATATTGTCAGCTTAATATTATTAAGTTCCTCTTTAATATAGTCCCAATTTAATTTAGGATAAAAATATTTATTGTAGATATTAATATCCATTATTGAACGAATACCTGTTCCGCCATTTGTATAATGCTTTGTTAAATGAATAAAAAGATATATTAAAAAATCTTCGGGAGGAAGTTGATATTCGTTTTTACTATTATTTGTTGGCGATGCCTTGTCCCAAATATTATTTACATAGCTACAATATGGTGAGCTTTCAGATACAAGAGCTTTGTGTATTTCGATATTCATATAAGGTATTTTTTGATATGCTTCATGATAATTGCAACTATCTTTTTTTATATAACCAAGTTTAATCATTATATTATTTATTTTTTTCAAATCTTTATCTTTAATAAGAATATCAATATCCGCCATTTGTCTCATATCGGGGCAAGGGTATAGACTTTTTAATATATATCCTTTTAATACTATATAATCAATATTATTTTTTTCGAATATTCTTTTAATATTTTCTACTTCTGCATGTTGTACTGCTTCTTTGGCAACAGCTTTTTTATAATCGATAAAAAATTTTGTAAAAATATCATTCGGCGGCATAGAAAAACTATCAAGCTTGCTAATTCCATAATATATCATGTTGGATATTTTGTGCTTCTCTGCAATTGCATAAAGCTTTGACCAATCAAGATCCTCAGGTGGAGGGTCAGGATCAAAATCATTAATAATTGATGATAGCAGGTAAATTAAATATTTTTTTTCTGGCTGAGCAGTATACATTGCTGTTGCTCCTTTCTATTATTGCTATTGATTGGTTGTTAAATCTAATCTCTTTATTGCAAATTGAAAAAGCGGCTTTTTTATGACTGATAATGACACAGGTTTTATCGGTCATCTTTTTTAGGTTTTGTAATAACTTTTCTTCAGTTAATTCGTCGAGCGCAGATGTAGATTCGTCTAAGAGTAAAATCGGGGCATCACTTAAAAGCGCTCTTGCAATTGCAAGACGCTGCACCTGGCCTTCGGACAGCCCGTGTCCTTTTTCTCCAATTTTTGTATCAAGGCCGCTTGGAAGCATTTGAATAAAATCAAAGGCACAGCTAATTTTAGCGGCGTCTATAATTTCTTTGTCAGTGGCGTCTGATTTAATAAAAGCGATGTTATCACGGATGCTTCCGGATAATAAAAGATTGCCCTGAGGAACATACGCGAAGAGCTTTCGTGTATGTTTGTCTATAGACAGTTCTTGGCCGTTTGAAAGCTTAATATAGATAATCCCGTCATCAGGTTTAAGGATCCCGAGCATCAGTTTGAATAGTGTGCTTTTGCCGATGCCAGAAAGACCTGATACTACGATAAAATCTCCTTTTTTTATGTTTAAATCAACATGGTTTATAACAAGTTTTTGCCCATAGCCAAAGGATAGATTTTTAAGCTCTATACTGTTCATATTTTTATAAACGGACTGAACATTAATATCATTTTGATTGATTTCCAGTTCTTCCGGTAAATTTTCAATTTCCATCATGCGTTCAGCTGAGGCCAAAACGTTATAAACCATAGGCAGCATCCCGGATAAATTTGCAAAAGGGGTTTGAACTTGTCCAACCAGTTGCAATATAGCTGTTAGAGTTCCAAAACTGATCGTTTTAACAATCATTCCAAGTGAACTCCAGACTAGAGCAAACAGATACGCCATTGAGAAAACAAATGAGAAGCCGGTGTTTGCCATAATGCCTATGGCATTTTTTTTAAGTTTAGCTTTATAATGATCTGTTCCGAATCTTATTGTTTTATTTTCAAATTCTTTTTCTGCTCCGAATATTTTAACGACAATAATATTTTCTAGGACTTCCTGTATAAAGGAACGCAGTATTCCATCTTTCTCTTGAACATTTTTATGAAAATATTTAAGTCTGCTTCTAAAAAATTTTGTTGTAAAAAATAAAAGTAGACCGCCTAAAATAAAAATCAGTGTAAACATTTTATCTAACATAAAAAGTATTACCAAAGAGCTGATAAGTTTTGTCATTAGTCCCGCAAAATTAGGCAGTATATTTGAAATTCCTTCACTAACGACGGTTACATCGCTTGTTAATCTATTAAGTAAATCCCCACTGTGGAATTTCATTGTATTTGAATAGTCTTTATGTAAAATCACGCTGAGCAATTTTGTTTTGTATGTCATTTCTAGTTTGCCTTGCATTTTTGCCGCTGTATAGCGGCAGAAGACGCGAAGTATTAACTGAATAATAATTACTACCAGCAATTTTAAGCTTTGAATGAACAAATAACTTTTATTGCCGGTTGATGTGCTGTCAATCACGCCTCTACATGCAAGAGCAAACAGAACACCGCATAATGCAAAAAGAGAATTGCCTACCATTAATAAAACCATTAATGGTATATGGCTTCGGGAATTATGATACAGCCATTTAAACGTTTGCTTATCCTTCATATCCCTTCTCCTAATTATTTTATTATTCTTAAATAAAACCATCTGATCGGATATATGAAAACCCATGCTTTGCTGTACATTTTATATTTAAAACTGTCACAGGAAATATATTTATCATCTTTCCAAAACCCATTTACAACACCTATGACCTGTGAAGGATTAACGGGATATTCTTTATTAAATTGATTATCACCCATCACCTCAAAGCCATCTTCTTTTATGCCGACTATACGATGAAGAATGTATTTACCATCCTTTCGCACAAACAAAGGAATGTCATATTTCTTTAGATCATGTACGTCAATACTTTTAATGCAGACTTTATCTTTACGATGCCGCAGCATTGGAGCCATGCTGTTTCCTGTTATCGTAAAAATGACCTCTCCGTCTTTTTTTAAAACATCTCTCATGACAGGAATAAAGTCTGATAAATATGCCCTTTTATTCAAGCAGATCAGCTGCCTTTAATTTTACAAGAAAAGCTTTAGCATCTGCCCTAGCGGTTGTTTCATCAGTATCATATTCATTTAATATAGCGCCAAGCAATTCTTTCTCAGTTTTTTCATCTGTTAACTGCTTCCATAAAAACGCCCCTGTTTCGTTAAGCGTAATTAATCCATTAAAATCAAGAGCAGTTGCCCCTAGAGGCACTACGATATAATTCCCTGCAACTTCTCTCATAAAATATCCGCTTTTAATTTTCATTATTATCCCATCCTTTATTATTTATTGTATTATAAGCAAGCTTTACTGCATCGAAACTTATAGTACATCCCATTTGATAAACTGGTATATCTTTTATCAAATTATCAATTAAATATAATAACTTTTCAATTTTGTCATTACTGTTAAATCGCATACTTTGATAGATTAACATTTGCGCGGCTTTTTTATTACTTAATCTTCGAATATTATTTTTCTGTGCCTGCTCTAAAAATACTACAGCTTGCAGCGGTACTCTTATATTTTTACTCAAATCACTTTTTCCACTCCAAGGAGTTCCATACACATAAAAAGTTTCATTAATAAAACGTATTGCGGGTTTATCGTCATTAATAATGACAGCTTTGTCTGTTCCAAAATATTTTTGCCATAGATTTGTATGAGTTGACTTCCCGGTTCCGCATGGGGCGGAAAATAGAACCGCTTTGTTATTTAGCGCAACTGCTGATGAATGCAAACAAAAACCGTTATAGTTTAATAAAGAACTATAAAAAGAAAATCCCGTTTGAATATATTCCCATTCGTTTGCTGTCATGGTAGGATAATTTTTTTTTAATATTTTATGCTTTTCATCATTAACGTCTATTGAAATGTCAATCGAATTACACGTATCTGTTTTATACGGTAATGCCTGTCTGAGTAATGTTTCACCTGTAAAATTCATAGATACTGTTAATTCGGCAATTTTATATATATTCATAAATAAACTCCACTAACGAATGTCCTTACAAATTCTATGATTATTTAAATGAGTTAATATTCTGTGATGTCGCCGCTGCTGCCTGCGTTATCAGAATTATCAGTGTTTCCCGAGCCGCCAGAGCCGCTGGATCCAGTAGACGCACCTGAGCTATTAGAACCGCTTGAACTACTTGAATCATTTAAATTGATCCCATCTTTTTCGATGACTTTATTGCCCAGATTGCTATTTGTTATTGTTATCCTGTCAGCCCCGCCGCCCCGTATAAACGTACTTCCTGTAACTGTTACATTAACGAGACTAACAGATCCTTCACCAATTCCTTCTGAAAGATAAAGATTACCTGTAATTTTCATATTTTGAAGTACTGCATCAGGGGTGTTTATCACAACATTTCCGTCTGAATTTGTACTATAATTTCCTGGTTCATTAATATAAAGTCTAATAATATTATTTAAAATCTGGACTGTTTCGGCTCGGCTGAGATTGCAAAATGGATCAAAAAACCCTCCATCTTTTCCGTTAATATACCCTGAAGCCTCCATGCCAAAAATAGCATCCTTTGCCCATTCCGGCAAATTAGTGTCTTTAAAGCTTGTATGGTCTCCTGAATTTTCATTTACAGAAAAGATCCTTTTAAATATTAATGCTGCTTCAGCGCGGGTTACTGGATCGTTAGGGCGAGCCAAAAGATTCCCGCTATTATCCAGATCCCCTTTTATTATTCCTCTGGTATATGCCTTATTTATAAAATCATAATACCAATCGTTATTTTTGATATCTGAAAATGGATTATCAGTTGTTTTTTCATAACCAAAAATCCTATATAATATAGCAGCCAGTTCTGCACGGGTAATTTGTTTATCGGGGTAAAAATTTACTCCGTCTCCATTTATAACGCCTTTACTGCTCCAGTTATTGATTGCTTGTTTTGCCCAAAATTTATCATTTACGTCTGAAAAAATAGAGGTGCCGTTTTCTTGTGCTGCCGTGATGTATCCAAAAGAATTAGTAATGATTATTGCTAAAAATAAAAACATTTCTATGGTTAATCTAAATGTACGCATTTTCATATTTGGCCCTCCATTTTATTTGCATTTCATTATGAAAAACAGGCAGGCATAAGATCCTGCCTGTTTTTCAATAATTAACTTAATAATCTCCTGTGTCCCCGCCGCTGGGATCGATACTACTGCATGTAATATCCTCAATTTCAAATTCTGTAATTTCAATTTCTGGTTTTTCATATTGTTTTTTCATTTTTATACCTCCTTTAGTTCATTGTTTGGGATACTGTATTGCTACTGTAAACAATAATGACATTGCCATCAGCATCCTTGTAAATCAAATATGCTCTTGCGTACCAGGTATCACCGGATGTTACATTGCACTTGCGAATATAAAATTGATTTGTGGAGTTATTTTTAATTTTTCCGCGAATAACATTTGCTGTATCTATTGTGAGTTCAGCAGTTAAAGGCGTATTTGATTTAAGTAAAAGAACGCCGCTTTCCACTAAAGTATAACCGCTTGGCACAGATCTGTTGGCTGTAAACATAATTGTCTTATTTACAGAATCCATTTGTATGTCCGATGACAATGTAATAAACGGTGAATTTACTGCTGAAACTGCGGAGCTCACAAATACCGCTTCAAGAGTAGTGGCGTTCATCGGGGCAAAGTAATTGTAAGTGGAATCGGTGCTTATCTTTACGCCGTCCTGGCTCCAATAACTGAATTTTTGTCCAGAAGGTGCTGTATTTGCCACGACTGTTACCGGCATATCGAACTTAAACTGCCCGGATGTACCGCCCGTGGATAGCGTTCCATTGACAACGGTTACTGTATAAGTGGTATCAAGCCTCTTATAAACGGCATTTACCGTTAAATCACTGGTAACGTTATTAAACGATTTATCCCAACCTGTAAACTGATATCCTGCAAAATTAGGTGTGCTTGGCGGAGATGCGGCTAACCCTTTTCCAACGCTGCTTGATTGCAGAATTTTGCCGCTTTTATCTTTAAATATTACTGTGAATTGAGTTGTTTCTGCCGTTGGAATTCTTACAAATACCGCTTTCACAGAAATGTTTTCGCCCATTATAAAGTCGCAGCTCGGCTGCGTGGAAATAATGCTACCGGATATAGTGTCCTGCCAATAGGCAAATGTATCTCCATCACTCGGAGTTGCAGTAATGTGGATACTTGACCCTTTAACCGGCTGGGCTTCAAAATTAGGTGCCAAACCAGCTGAATCATTATTCATTTTGACGATGCCATTTCCTTCAGCTATGACTGTTAAAGAGCCTTTTGGCATCTCAACAAAGCTGGAGGTCAGGGATAAATCACTTGTTACTTTGAACGAATAATTAGGCAGCGGCGATACTAATTCATTTCCTGCGTACCAACCGTTGAAATTATAATTTGGACTGGGAATTGCACGCAGAGTAGCGTACTCTCCATCACTGTATGCCCCCGCTCCGCTTATTGCTCCGTTGACTGGATCCGCTATAGTTACTATATAAGTTTTGGGTGCGGCTTCGGCAATTATTGTTGTCCCGAAAGGAGCCAAGTCTAACGCTGTATTCTTAGTTATAGTTGCAGTTAATACAACGGGGACGTTTCCTATAGCGCTTGAAGGACGAGTCACAACGCCGTCATTACTTATATAGGCAGTGTTGGAAGAAGCCCATGTAACAATAACATCGCCGTATTTAGTTGAAATTGTTTTCGGCAACGTGATGTTCTCTGTCAACGTTGACGCAATGGAAAGTGATTCCTTAGCGAGTGAAACTGCTAATTTATCGGCAGCCGCTGTTAACGCATCTTTCTTTTCATCCGGGACAAGTGCTTTTTGCAGTACTGAAAGTCCATTATACGCGCTATTTGCGGCGTCTACTGACGTTTCAGTAGGTATTGCGCCAATTGCGTCTATCAGCGCGATTACGTTATCTGCTTCAAGGGTATCAAATGCAGTTTCAGCATCTGTTAGGGTCTTGTAATTTGAAACAAGTGCTTGATCTGCAGGCGACAGATTATTATAAGCTGTGCGTGCCGCTGCGATTGCCGGACCACTGTCCATAGATACAATGCCGATTGCGTCAATCAGATGTTCCACAGTTACATACGCAGGAGTTCCGGCTACTGTAAATGTAATTGAATACGTCTTTGTTGTTCCGTCTTCTGCTGTCACGACTATTTCAGTTTCGCCCGGCAGTGTTGACGCCGCAGTAACATTCGCTGTTGCACTCTTATTGGCCGTTGTGGCTGAAACCATTGGGACAATAGACGTACCGTAAGGCAGCGTAACTGTATAGTTTTCCGTTGCCGGCGAGAAATTGTCTATTGTAACACCGCCTACAGTCAAGTCAGACAGTGTCGCATCGGATGATTTAGCTACTTTGAATGTAACTGTGTATGTCTTAACATCTTTGTTCTGTGCTGTTACAACTACAGTTGCGCTATCGTTGACGGATTTTGCCTGAACGATAGACATCGTTGCTGTAGAATCCTCCAATAACGCATCAATTGCTGGTGGGATCGATGTACCAGCTGGGAGTATTACAGTATAGTTCGTTGTCGCCGGATCAAATGCAGGTGACAGATTGTAATTTCCGACAGTAATGGAACGCAGGTTATTATCTGTTGACGCTTCCGCAAGAGTAAAGTTAACTGTATAGGTCTTATTTGTTGCGCCGTCTTCAGCTGTGACAACTACTGTTGCCGATCCCGTCAGAGTACTCGCTTGAGTAATTGAGACGGTTGCTCCGCCGTCTGACGTTACAGCCGAAACAATTGGTGCATCAGTCGTGCCATACGGCAATTTAACATTGTATGTGTAGGTTGTTGGGCTGAAATTATCAATTCCACTACCATTGAATTGTAAATTAGACAACGTTGCATCATTAGATTTGGCAACTGTAAAGTTTATAGTATATGTTTTTGTTACTTTTCCGTCTTCTGATGTTACCTTAATTTGCGCTGATCCGGTTGTTGAAGCTGCCTGCGTATATGCTATAGTCGCAAAAGTGCTGGAGGCATTCGCGCTTACAGAAGGCGCACTTTTTGTTCCGTGCGGCAATGTAACCGTATACGCGGTTGTATTTGTATTAAATGAAGGCGATATTGTTCCAACAGGAACAGTTATAGACGCTAAGCCTGCATCAGAGGATAAAAGTTGCCCCGGCAAAATTGTACCCGGTGTTGCATTAGCTTTTGGTTGATATATTGTTGCGGTAATTGAACCTTTTGCCTGTTTGAACAAAGCGGTTTTTCCGGCTGCAATATCAGGCGACGATTCCTTCTCACCATTGTATGTTGATGATGCTACCGTTGCTGCTTTACCGATTGAATATAAGCTCAAGGTCGTGGCGTACGAGTTGGGGAGATTACCTGCTCCTGATATACCAGTACCATTTTCATCACATTGCAGCACTATAATACGATGGGCTTTATCCAACGATAAGTTATTTCCAAAATCAGTGCTGTTGCTAGCAAATGCTGCCCAAAAACCAGCCTTATCACTTTCGGAGGTATATTTAAGAAAAGACTTTGTGCTGCTGTCTGTCATATACATTGCAAATACATATGTTTGATGAGGCTGCAATAAAGTCGGGCCTTCTCCTTCGGTAAGAAAATACTTGTCGATAGAAGATCCCACTTTCAGCTGCAAATCAGCAAGGGGTACAGGGTCATCACCAGTAACATAAACCTCGACAAATTCTGTATTGTCATTACTATTAGCAAGGCTTGGATCAGGAAGTGCTTCGGAGATAAGAAGGCCGTAATTATATAATTTTGATTCGTATGAAACCAGCGTATTATAGTTTGTCACCAATAATTTTTGTATAGTGCTCAAAGACTCATAGGCTGACCTTGCACTTTTTACTGCGTTTTTGTCTGTCCCGCTTAATGCGGTAATCAAATCAATGACATCTTGAGCAGCTGATTTATCTTCTGCTGATCCTAGAGCTACGTTTAGAGGACTATCCGGCGTACCCGCGTAGGTTATATTCCCGCTGCTGTCTTCGGCTGTAATATAATAATCGATTGTGGACCCGTTAAACGGATAATAGGATAGATTTAAAGGAACTTTACAAGAAAAAGTTGAGCTTTTAACAGGGGCGGATTTTATCATGCAGCAATTGTTACTTAATAATGATGATTTATAAGCGGTGCTGCCCGTTTGTCTATACATTACATGAAAAGAATTAAGGCCGGTTTCGTCAGTTGCCGTACCATTTATCTGTATTTCAGGCGTGGTGCCTGTAAAATATTGTGCTGTATTATTCGTAATAACCGGTTTGTTATTATCTCCGGACCCGGGAATTTGCCAACTCTTGAGCCCGGTGCCTATTGTTGCTGTTTGCATTGTGACATGTTCTGAATCCGAATTTGCAGGTGTATATGAAACGCCAAGAACCGGATCATAAAAAAGATCGATTGATTTGTTATTGTCGGCGGTTGAGGCGCGCATATAATATGCCGTGCTGACAATATCCGAATCATTGGTCAAAACATGGTTTTTATCGGTGGAAGCGGTTGCGGTATTTTTAACTATGTATAAGATTCCTCGTCTGGCGGTATTGCCGGGCGTACCGGCCGGACTTGCCTGTCCGATATATGCTAGATTATCCAGGAAGAAGTTACTTCCGGCAGTATAACTGGCACTATATTGAGTTAATGAAGCAGTCATACTGGAACCGGATAAATTTTTTGGATATTCAGCATAACAAATCCTCGAAGTATCTGTAATCCCGTATGTGCTAACAAAACTATCCTTTTTTAATGCATAATATGGAGATGATGGACTTGTGACACTACTCGGAGTCCATTTGATCCATACCGCTTTAGTATCATGAGAGTGAATAATCAGCGTGCCAGTATCAGCAACTTCACCGGCGGTATACGAAGAAGTCGCAGTAAACTTATTAATTCCTGTGTAGGTTGGACTGTAGAGTTTTGGATCGCAAACACTTGTCATTGCAAAGGGTGCCACATAATCCAATTTTTGAGCTAATGCATAATTGCTTAAATCAATATCATTGTCTGTAGTGTTGTAAATCTCGATCGCGTCAAAGCCGTCCTGGCCGGTGTTAGCCTCGTTGGCTGAGTTTTGTACTACTTCTGTCACAATTAAGGGCGGCACATTGCTTGATGCAGTCGCAGGCTGATTGTCTGCAAATGCCCCACTAGGAAATGCGCTGAAAATCATGCATGCTATTAATGCAATGGAGATGCCTGATTTAGCTGCTTTTTTCATTCTCTTTCCTCCAATTAATCGCAAAAGATTGGAAAAGCTTTCCACGATTAATTATATGTCTAGATTTTGCTAACTCAATATGTAATATACTTACATTGTTTTATGTGACAATTGGCAGCAATTACATATAATTGCATTAAAAACATATAAAGGATGTTGAGATAAGATATGTAAACAATTTTAGAAAGCATATCATAAAATATTTTAAAGGCTATAATGCTTACTTCTTTCCGATTATTTCAAAACTTTTCTTTCACTTCAATTTATATTTTTCATACTTATACAAAAAAGCCCAGCTCTCGCTGGACTTTTTCGACAATCTGATACTGTCGGCATAACACCGAAAGTTTTTTGTAAATAAAATTTGATAAATCTTATGCTAAAAACATCATTGCTGTTAGGCTTAAAGTTTTATAAATTAACTTGCAATTGTAAATTGTATAGTATACGTTTTCGTGCTTATCCCATCTTCGGCAGACACAAGAATCTGCGCCGTTCCGCTCGTTGAAGTCGCCTGTGTGTAGGATATCGTTGCTGAACTGCTGGATGCTGTTGCGCATACAGTCGGCGCAGAAGTTGTGCCCTGCGGCAACGTAACGGTATACGAAGTTGTATTTGCACTAAATAAAGGTGAAATTGTTCATATAGGAACTGTTATTGATGATAGCCCTGCATATCTTATAAAAGCTGGCCTGGCAGAAT belongs to Bacillota bacterium and includes:
- a CDS encoding S-layer homology domain-containing protein, producing the protein MKMRTFRLTIEMFLFLAIIITNSFGYITAAQENGTSIFSDVNDKFWAKQAINNWSSKGVINGDGVNFYPDKQITRAELAAILYRIFGYEKTTDNPFSDIKNNDWYYDFINKAYTRGIIKGDLDNSGNLLARPNDPVTRAEAALIFKRIFSVNENSGDHTSFKDTNLPEWAKDAIFGMEASGYINGKDGGFFDPFCNLSRAETVQILNNIIRLYINEPGNYSTNSDGNVVINTPDAVLQNMKITGNLYLSEGIGEGSVSLVNVTVTGSTFIRGGGADRITITNSNLGNKVIEKDGINLNDSSSSSGSNSSGASTGSSGSGGSGNTDNSDNAGSSGDITEY